One part of the Eptesicus fuscus isolate TK198812 chromosome 2, DD_ASM_mEF_20220401, whole genome shotgun sequence genome encodes these proteins:
- the LRRC66 gene encoding LOW QUALITY PROTEIN: leucine-rich repeat-containing protein 66 (The sequence of the model RefSeq protein was modified relative to this genomic sequence to represent the inferred CDS: substituted 1 base at 1 genomic stop codon), with amino-acid sequence MKNLCFRAITMALGLYFTGAMTNPARKSSIFFNSECQWNGYRLANCSFTGKQDIPVDISQTAATVDASSILFKGLLQSPTNEEKRNIKHLDLSNNLKLKITLSPLAHLPGLETLNLSNNAIHSLSLDLPSPKCPWVKGHRSSLGSGLPHLKLLILRRNKLSDIPKGLWKLKSLQSLDLSFNGILKIGVFDFHNCLQLENLYLRSNKIFKIHPEAFKDLKKLQVVDLSSNALTTILPMMALALELPHLEADLAHNQWQCDDSVAVFRNVISESWRRKWDVVCNKSIGPEEANWWTPKSRIPREAQLPPTNLNHARSLIRSKAERPQEGMHVGSATPGKQDHTGSEAREQHRRPPRRVRSTQDGQAAGGTEAASPDLALAVCLAVFITFFVAFCLGALARPYIDRLRQQRCRKKRPGSALGYSNEGFYDETEAAGAGQHPGVGLHLAPRGLSLCEPEHPFSGTRASPQAAVTAGRTRGTSREEAGGGQSRGQCGAGPGAGRRKDNVCPDGRAARPALHGRPGADRNPLASAEPDRVCRNGVRGEVDAEAEAQEDSLSGCSMGIPGMAGSLPTGSGSTHKDSNALDPPLSREMTAALSKTPSCAKARRPGGREDREDTGRGPLEFPKDTPVRAPSLLDAQEPRLKGARAGEEHATYHGSAKLGDLGHRDPSPEVLPPGRGRDPHVTPADGDPAQRHAPPDTQDELDTDSDEGSLFTLSSGSSEGAGNGSDGEADGEESSGTSEPREDGDPGVRKDNVTSSESLGDITFQKTQGECENQEDRFGKPLISRSDSGVSKSHGESASNTHKCENPVTLPGSLGERAARDTTPGMFAYDCVTALQSEAAGWHRSLRDLEFSNVETPPCSAEVPSGPGKTACGERDADVYTYEPSTQGSDTDESNSPSRHDSEAGSTPCSQIDTGAHEGRGSREAVSPTQLLQCSGDNPALPCARGGGEYLEESSKSQVLLLQALPNKTSPXRTQEPFSDGDRSTYSEENLLQREKDDSDFCSQTQTHGSLMGVGRLGEDRLS; translated from the exons ATGAAAAACCTTTGTTTCAGAGCCATTACCATGGCTCTGGGTCTTTATTTTACTGGAGCAATGACAAACCCGGCAAGGAAAAGcagtatttttttcaattctgAGTGCCAATGGAATGGATATCGCCTGGCGAATTGTTCCTTTACTGGAAAGCAGGATATACCTGTGGACATATCACAGACGGCAGCCACAGTGGATGCAAGTTCCATTTTATTTAAGGGCCTCTTACAATCGCCCACAAACGAAGAAAAACGGAACATAAAACATCTGGACCTCAGTAACAATCTCAAGTTGAAAATAACCTTAAGCCCTCTTGCGCATTTACCTGGTTTGGAAACCTTAAACCTCAGCAACAATGCCATCCACTCCCTCTCCCTGGATCTGCCCAGTCCTAAGTGCCCCTGGGTGAAAGGCCACAGAAGCAGCTTGGGAAGTGGGCTTCCACATCTGAAGCTGCTAATTCTTCGAAGAAATAAACTCAGTGACATTCCCAAGG gatTGTGGAAACTGAAGTCATTGCAGAGTTTGGATCTATCATTCAATGGAATATTGAAAATTGGTGTGTTTGATTTTCATAACTGCCTGCAGTTGGAGAACCTCTATTTAAGGAGCAACAAGATATTCAAAATTCATCCAGAAGCCTTCAAGGACCTCAAAAAGTTACag GTTGTGGACCTCAGCAGCAATGCTCTGACCACCATCCTGCCCATGATGGCCCTTGCTCTAGAACTTCCCCACCTGGAGGCTGACTTGGCCCATAACCAATGGCAGTGTGATGACAGTGTGGCCGTCTTCCGAAATGTCATTTCTGAATCCTGGAGGAGAAAGTGGGATGTAGTTTGCAACAAGTCTATAG GGCCCGAGGAGGCAAACTGGTGGACACCCAAAAGCAGGATTCCCCGGGAGGCCCAACTTCCTCCCACGAATCTGAATCACGCGAGAAGCCTCATCAGGAGCAAAGCTGAGAGGCCCCAGGAAGGAATGCATGTGGGCTCAGCCACGCCGGGGAAGCAGGACCACACGGGCTCTGAGGCCCGTGAGCAGCACAGACGGCCGCCGAGGCGGGTGAGGAGCACCCAGGATGGGCAAGCTGCTGGCGGCACGGAAGCCGCGTCCCCGGACCTCGCCCTGGCCGTCTGCTTAGCGGTGTTCATCACCTTCTTCGTGGCCTTCTGCCTGGGGGCTCTGGCCAGGCCTTACATTGACCGACTGCGGCAACAGCGGTGCAGGAAGAAGAGACCCGGGTCTGCCCTCGGGTATTCCAACGAGGGCTTCTACGATGAAACGGAAGCTGCCGGGGCCGGCCAGCACCCCGGGGTGGGTCTGCACCTAGCGCCCCGTGGCCTAAGCCTCTGTGAGCCCGAGCACCCTTTCTCGGGGACACGGGCCAGCCCACaggctgctgtcactgctggcagAACTCGGGGCACGAGCAGAGAGGAGGCTGGCGGCGGGCAGAGCAGGGGCCAGTGCGGGGCcggccctggggcaggaaggaggaaggacaaTGTGTGTCCCGACGGCCGTGCGGCCCGTCCCGCTCTCCACGGGCGGCCCGGTGCTGACAGGAACCCCCTCGCGTCCGCAGAGCCGGACCGCGTCTGCAGGAACGGTGTCCGCGGGGAAGTGGATGCTGAGGCGGAGGCCCAGGAAGACTCGCTCAGTGGGTGCTCGATGGGCATCCCCGGGATGGCTGGCAGCTTACCAACCGGCTCTGGCTCCACCCATAAGGATTCGAATGCATTAGACCCACCACTGTCCAGAGAGATGACGGCTGCTCTCTCCAAAACGCCAAGCTGTGCAAAAGCACGGAGGCCGGGAGGGCGTGAGGACAGAGAGGACACGGGGCGGGGACCGTTGGAGTTTCCTAAGGACACGCCAGTGCGCGCTCCCAGTTTGCTGGATGCACAGGAGCCAAGGCTCaagggagccagggctggggaggaacatGCCACCTACCATGGTTCCGCCAAACTCGGTGACCTAGGACATAGGGACCCGTCCCCAGAGGTCCTTCCCCCAGGACGGGGCAGGGACCCACATGTCACTCCTGCTGACGGGGACCCAGCCCAGAGACACGCTCCTCCTGACACACAGGACGAGCTGGACACCGATTCCGATGAAGGCTCGTTATTTACTCTAAGCTCCGGGAGTTCAGAGGGTGCGGGAAATGGGAGTGACGGAGAGGCAGACGGGGAGGAGAGTTCTGGAACCAGTGAGCCTCGGGAGGACGGGGACCCAGGGGTGAGGAAGGACAACGTTACATCATCCGAGAGCCTTGGGGACATCACCTTCCAGAAGACGCAGGGGGAATGTGAGAATCAGGAGGATCGCTTTGGAAAACCTCTCATTTCCCGTTCAGACTCCGGTGTGTCCAAGAGTCATGGGGAAAGTGCCTCTAACACCCACAAATGTGAGAACCCAGTGACCTTGCCCGGGTCACTGGGTGAGCGTGCTGCCCGTGACACGACCCCGGGCATGTTCGCGTACGACTGCGTCACGGCTCTTCAGTCTGAGGCAGCAGGGTGGCATCGCTCACTCAGAGACCTCGAGTTTTCCAACGTGGAAACACCACCGTGCTCTGCTGAGGTTCCCTCCGGTCCCGGTAAGACTGCCTGTGGTGAGAGAGATGCAGACGTTTATACATACGAACCCTCCACTCAGGGATCAGACACGGATGAAAGCAATAGTCCCTCGCGACACGATTCTGAAGCGGGCAGCACGCCTTGCAGCCAGATCGACACAGGTGCCCACGAGGGCCGTGGCTCCAGAGAGGCTGTGAGCCCAACACAACTGTTACAGTGCTCTGGCGACAACCCAGCTCTTCCGTgtgccagaggaggaggggaatatCTTGAAGAGAGTTCTAAGAGCCAGGTACTGTTGTTACAAGCGCTTCCAAATAAAACCAGTCCGTGAAGAACACAGGAGCCCTTCAGTGACGGGGACAGGAGTACGTACTCAGAGGAGAATCTGTTGCAACGAGAAAAAGATGATTCTGACTTCTGTTCTCAAACGCAGACCCACGGCAGCCTGATGGGAGTTGGCCGTCTAGGTGAGGACCGGCTCTCCTAA